In one Lolium rigidum isolate FL_2022 chromosome 3, APGP_CSIRO_Lrig_0.1, whole genome shotgun sequence genomic region, the following are encoded:
- the LOC124702037 gene encoding probable mannose-1-phosphate guanylyltransferase 1 has product MKALILVGGFGTRLRPLTLSVPKPLVDFANKPMILHQIEALKDVGVTEVILAINYQPEVMLNFLKDFESKLGIKITCSQETEPMGTAGPLALARDKLDDGSGEPFFVLNSDVISEYPFAELIEFHKSHGGEATIMVTKVDEPSKYGVVVTEEGTGKVERFVEKPKVFVGNKINAGIYLLSPSVLNRIELKPTSIEKEVFPHIAADKALYAMVLPGFWMDIGQPRDYITGLRLYLDSLRKKAPAKLASGTHILGNVLVHETATIGEGCLIGPDVAIGPGCVVESGVRLSRCTVMRGARVKKHACISGSIVGWHSTVGKWARVENMTILGEDVHVCDEVYSNGGVVLPHKEIKTSILKPEIVM; this is encoded by the exons ATGAAGGCCCTCATTCTCGTCGGAGGCTTTGGCACTCGCCTGCGGCCGCTGACGCTCAGCGTGCCCAAGCCGCTCGTCGATTTCGCCAACAAGCCCATGATCTTGCATCAG ATTGAGGCTCTGAAAGATGTGGGAGTTACAGAAGTTATCCTGGCCATCAATTACCAACCTGAG GTCATGCTCAACTTTCTCAAGGACTTCGAGAGCAAGCTTGGCATCAAGATCACCTGCTCCCAGGAGACAGAGCCAATGGGCACCGCTGGACCTCTGGCCCTGGCCCGGGACAAGCTCGACGATGGGTCCGGTGAGCCTTTCTTTGTCCTCAACAGCGACGTGATCAGTGAGTACCCGTTCGCAGAGCTCATCGAGTTCCACAAGTCCCATGGGGGTGAGGCCACCATCATGGTCACTAAG GTGGACGAGCCCTCCAAGTACGGTGTGGTGGTCACGGAGGAGGGAACCGGTAAGGTGGAGCGGTTCGTGGAGAAGCCCAAGGTGTTTGTTGGCAACAAGATCAACGCCGGCATCTACCTACTGAGCCCGTCTGTCCTGAACCGCATCGAGCTGAAGCCGACCTCCATCGAGAAGGAGGTGTTCCCACACATCGCGGCCGACAAGGCCCTGTACGCCATGGTGCTGCCTGGGTTCTGGATGGACATCGGGCAGCCGAGGGACTACATCACAGGGCTGAGGCTGTACCTGGACTCCCTGAGGAAGAAGGCGCCAGCGAAGCTCGCCTCCGGCACGCACATCCTGGGCAACGTGCTGGTCCACGAGACGGCCACGATCGGCGAGGGCTGCCTGATCGGGCCAGACGTGGCCATCGGCCCCGGCTGCGTGGTGGAGTCTGGGGTGAGGCTGTCCAGGTGCACGGTGATGAGGGGCGCCCGTGTGAAGAAGCACGCCTGCATCTCCGGCAGCATAGTTGGGTGGCACTCCACCGTCGGCAAGTGGGCACGCGTGGAGAACATGACCATCCTCGGCGAGGACGTGCACGTCTGCGACGAGGTCTACAGCAACGGAGGCGTCGTTCTCCCGCACAAGGAGATCAAGACCAGCATACTCAAGCCCGAGATCGTCATGTGA
- the LOC124702036 gene encoding probable protein phosphatase 2C 30: MSEVCCEVPAVPEAEGKKKGAAECDAGSAAARRRRMEIRRLRLAAERDGAEETSRKRRKVVVAEEASTDEEESSVEIEPARYGVTSVCGRRRDMEDAVSIQPDLLPGHHFFGVFDGHGCSHVATSCGERMHEIVADEAGRSSGSSSDDAERWKGVMERSFARMDAEAVDSRASSAGAGPAPTCRCELQLPKCDHVGSTAVVAVLGPRHLIISNCGDSRAVLCRGGAAVPLSADHKPDRPDELARIQAAGGRVIFWDGARVFGVLAMSRAIGDSYLKPYVVADPEVRVLERRDGEDEFLILASDGLWDVVSNEVACNVVRACVRGAGRRRRRGEGRASPTSNLSPTQSSGSGSGSGSSSGEEAVANDCAGSGEGSESDEEIGEVDRACAEASILLTKLAIARQSSDNVSVVVVNLRRRRRPRF, from the exons ATGTCGGAGGTTTGCTGCGAGGTGCCGGCGGTGCCCGAGGCGGAGGGGAAGAAGAAGGGCGCGGCGGAGTGCGACGCCGGGAGCGCCGCggcccggcggaggaggatggAGATCCGGCGGCTCAGGCTGGCGGCCGAGCGCGATGGGGCCGAGGAGACGTCCAGGAAGAGGCggaaggtggtggtggcggaggaggcctCCACGGACGAGGAGGAGAGCAGCGTGGAGATTGAGCCCGCGAGGTACGGCGTGACGTCCGTGTGCGGGCGACGGAGGGACATGGAGGACGCGGTTTCCATCCAGCCCGACCTCCTCCCCGGCCACCACTTCTTCGGGGTCTTCGACGGCCATGGCTGCTCGCAT GTCGCGACCTCCTGCGGCGAGCGGATGCACGAGATCGTGGCCGACGAGGCCGGCCGCTCCTCTGGGTCCTCGTCCGACGACGCGGAGCGCTGGAAGGGCGTCATGGAGCGGAGCTTCGCGCGGATGGACGCGGAGGCCGTGGACTCCCGCGCCagcagcgccggcgccggcccggCACCCACATGCCGCTGCGAGCTGCAGCTGCCCAAGTGCGACCACGTGGGGTCCACGGCCGTGGTGGCCGTCCTCGGCCCGCGCCACCTCATCATCTCCAACTGCGGCGACTCCCGCGCGGTGCTGtgccggggcggcgcggccgtgcCGCTCTCGGCCGACCACAAGCCGGACCGGCCCGACGAGCTGGCGCGGATCCAGGCGGCGGGCGGGCGCGTCATCTTCTGGGACGGGGCCCGCGTCTTCGGGGTGCTGGCCATGTCGCGCGCCATCGGGGACAGCTACCTCAAGCCCTACGTGGTCGCGGACCCGGAGGTCAGGGTGCTGGAGCGGCGGGACGGGGAGGACGAGTTCCTCATCCTCGCCAGCGACGGGCTCTGGGACGTCGTCAGCAACGAGGTGGCGTGCAACGTGGTGCGGGCATGTGTGCGGGGCGCCGGACGGAGGCGCCGCCGCGGGGAGGGGCGGGCCAGCCCGACGTCCAACCTCAGTCCGACCCAGAGCAGTGGAAGCGGCAGCGGAAgcgggagcagcagcggcgaggaggcaGTTGCCAACGACTGCGCCGGTTCCGGCGAGGGATCGGAGAGCGACGAGGAGATTGGCGAGGTGGACCGGGCGTGCGCCGAGGCGTCCATCCTGCTCACCAAGCTGGCCATCGCGCGGCAGAGCTCCGAcaacgtcagcgtcgtcgtcgtcaaccttaggcggcgccgccgcccgagATTCTGA